The DNA segment CAAATTTCAACATCTTTTTAGAACAAGCAAAAGCAAAAGCAAAAGCTATAGAATATGAAGCTGAGTTAATATTAAAAGATGCTAAAAATTCCGTAGCTGAAGCCGAATTTGGTGCTAAGAAAAAATTTGATGAAAAAATTCAAAAACTTCATAGAGAACATTCTATGAAAATGGAAGAACTCAATAAAAAAGAACAAAATTTATTTCATCAAGAAAAACTTAATGAAGAAAATAAAACTAGTCTTATTAAAGAAAAACAAAATATTAAAACTCTAACAGAAGAAAATGAAAATCTAAAACGAACTTATATGCAAAAATTAGATGAGGTTTTAAAAATACTTGAACATTCTGCAGGTCTTACTCAACAAGAAGCTAAAGCTATAGTTTTGCAAAAAACAGAAGAGAGTGCAAGAGATGAAATTGCTCATATAATTAGAAAATATGAAGAAGAAGCTAAAACTGAAGCTAAAAGAAAGGCTAATTATATACTAGCACAAGCTACTTCAAGATTTGCTGGAGAATTTGCTGCTGAAAGATTAATCAATGTTGTTAATATTAAAAACGATGAATTAAAAGGTCGTATAATAGGAAAAGAAGGAAGAAATGTTAAAACTTTAGAAATGGTTTTAGGAGTAGATATCATCATAGATGATACTCCAGGAGCTATTATAGTCAGTTGTTTTAATCTTTATCGAAGAGCTATAGCAACGAAAGTTATAGAACTTTTAGTTGAAGATGGAAGAATTCAACCTGCAAGAATCGAAGAAATCCACGAAAAAGTATGCAAAGAATTTGACGATAATATCTTAGAAGAAGGTCAAACTATCGTCATGGATTTAGGACTTAACAATATTCATCCTGAAATTGTAAAACTTATAGGTAAGTTAAGATATAGAGCAAGTTATGGACAAAATGCTTTGACGCATTCTCTAGAAGTAGCACATTTAGCTGGAATCATAGCAGCAGAATGCGGTGGTGATGAAAAATTAGCTAGAAGAGCTGGAATTTTACACGATATAGGAAAAGCTTTAACTCATGAATTTGAAGGTTCACACGTAGATTTAGGAGCTGAACTTTGCAAAAGATATAAAGAACATCCTGTTGTTATTAATGCTATTTACGCGCATCACGGTCATGAAGAAGCTTTTAGTATAGAATCAGCTGCAGTTTGTACAGCAGATACTCTTAGTGCAGCAAGACCTGGGGCAAGAAGAGAAGTACTAGAAGCCTTCTTAAAAAGAGTAAGTGAACTTGAAGACATAGCAAAAAATAAGTCAGGAGTTAAAAAAGCCTATGCTATTAATGCTGGTAGAGAGATAAGAGTTATTGTTAATGCAAAATTAGTTAATGATGATGAATCTATACTTTTAGCCAAAGAAATTGCTGAAGAAATTCAAGAAAAAGTTCAATATCCTGGTGAAATTAAAGTCAATGTCATTAGAGAATTAAGAGCGGTTGATTACGCAAAATAAGGCTAAATATGCAAGAAATGATTGATAATCTTAGTACTTATGGATATTTGATTTTATTTTTTTATTCTTTTGGTGGTGGCATGGTAGCTATTTTAGCTGCTGGTGTCTTTTGTGCAAGCTCAACCAAACTTGACTTGCATTGGTGTATTTTTTTAGCTTTTTTAGCAAACACCTTAGGTTCTACCTTGCTTTTTATACTTGGAAAGTACTACAAAAAAGATATTATGCCCTATTTTAAAAATCACAGAAGAAAAATCGCTCTTGCTATGATTAAGATTAAAAAATATGGCGATTTACTTTTAATCATACAAAAATTTATATATGGAGTTAAAACCATCATTCCTATAGCTGCTGGACTCTGTAAATTCAGTTTTGTAAGATTTGTTATTATTAATACCGTAGCAAGTTTAATCTGGGCTATTGCTTTGGGTTATGTTGGATTTATTTTTGGCAATGCCTTGCAAGATATTTTTGAAATACTTTCTCACTATCCATATATAGCACCTATTTTTATAATTACTCTCGCTTTAATCATATGGTTATATTTATCAAAAT comes from the Campylobacter insulaenigrae NCTC 12927 genome and includes:
- the rny gene encoding ribonuclease Y, whose protein sequence is MIEIIVALIAVFIGGGIGYVVAKKIHDANFNIFLEQAKAKAKAIEYEAELILKDAKNSVAEAEFGAKKKFDEKIQKLHREHSMKMEELNKKEQNLFHQEKLNEENKTSLIKEKQNIKTLTEENENLKRTYMQKLDEVLKILEHSAGLTQQEAKAIVLQKTEESARDEIAHIIRKYEEEAKTEAKRKANYILAQATSRFAGEFAAERLINVVNIKNDELKGRIIGKEGRNVKTLEMVLGVDIIIDDTPGAIIVSCFNLYRRAIATKVIELLVEDGRIQPARIEEIHEKVCKEFDDNILEEGQTIVMDLGLNNIHPEIVKLIGKLRYRASYGQNALTHSLEVAHLAGIIAAECGGDEKLARRAGILHDIGKALTHEFEGSHVDLGAELCKRYKEHPVVINAIYAHHGHEEAFSIESAAVCTADTLSAARPGARREVLEAFLKRVSELEDIAKNKSGVKKAYAINAGREIRVIVNAKLVNDDESILLAKEIAEEIQEKVQYPGEIKVNVIRELRAVDYAK
- a CDS encoding DedA family protein, whose product is MQEMIDNLSTYGYLILFFYSFGGGMVAILAAGVFCASSTKLDLHWCIFLAFLANTLGSTLLFILGKYYKKDIMPYFKNHRRKIALAMIKIKKYGDLLLIIQKFIYGVKTIIPIAAGLCKFSFVRFVIINTVASLIWAIALGYVGFIFGNALQDIFEILSHYPYIAPIFIITLALIIWLYLSKFSKKK